The DNA window GCCCGTAGGGCGATTTTTGATGCGTTTTTTATGTTCGTTGCATCGACTGCATATACTCTTGAGTCATTAGGCTGCTAACGACCCAGTGAATTACTAAGTTGATCAACAGTTTAAGATCACCAATATCTTTGTCTTTCCACTTGCGTTGATAGTGTGTTTCATCGTTGCCCAACCAAACTGCACGAGTGGCACATTCTTTGACATTTATGTCAGTGATATATTGATTAATGCATTGCATCAACATCATTTTCCTGATCTTTTCAGCATCATCAGTTTGTGATGATACACAGTAATCTTTTATCAGGAACTCAAGTGCTTTTCGATAGCCCATACCACAAACTTCACTCAACCCAGCTTGCTCTGCATTTGTTGATTGGTTGAATATTTCAACAAAACTTGGGGATATAGTGGCTATTCTTTCATCAAACTCAACTGTTTTAAAGAGATTAGGTGTCGAATGCGTATAAGTAAAATAGCCATCTCTTGCACCTTTACTTTTAGACTTTCTCTCAAAGTGAGCAAGAAACAGATGCCCACATTTAAGTGATGGACATTCGTATAGTCCCTCTAAATATCGACTCCAATTCGAATTCTCTGTATTAATTTCTTTAAATATCTCAGTTCTGTTTGGAGATACTAAATGATTGCAAACAGGACAACTGTTTGGCTCTTGATCTATTTGGATGCCATTTCTACCAATATTAATCATTTTTCCTCCGTAGAACATAACAATTTAGTCTACGACATCTATCGGTTTATAAACCGTCAAATGTCCATACATTCCTTTTGTATTTATATTAACCATCAAAGAATATTTGTAAACAACTAGTTATCTCCTAACCTGTTTATGATTATGCAAAATTATACCAAAAAGGGTGTAATCAGTAATATCAGGCAACCCTGTACTACCGATGCAAACAGCAGTGTCTTATTAAAGATAACTATTATGAAATCGCCTTTATAAACGGCTTTGGGTTTAAAAGAACAGCGGAGAAAGGATGATATTTGAAGGGGGTATTTGGAGATGATATTTCAAAAAAAGAGCTGTAAGTTACAGCTCCTGCTTTGCTATTAACTGAGTGTCATTTAACCAATAGTTTTATACACATCAATATTAATAGAGGTAATAAATTCACCTACTGCATCACCAAACGCTTTAAAGTGTGGTGCGTTTTTATGGGCTTCAAAATGCTCATTAGACGCCCATTGCTCACTCACTAAATAGCTAGTTTGCTCAGCATCGTTTTTAACTGATAGCTCGTAACGCAGGCAGCCTACTTCTTGGCGAGAGGACTGTTGTAAGTTTTCGAGCTCGGTTAAAAGGCGCTCTGCATCGCTATTTTCACTCGATAGTGTGGCAATTACCGTTAACATGGGTGTTCCTTGTTTAAAAAATAAAGGTGCAGCTTTACTGCACCTGTTTTAGCTTTAGCTCTTTGGTTATTGATCCCACTGCGGTGCAAAGTCTGGCGATGCTTGGCGGTCGTTACAGTCAAGCCATCTATACGCGCTATGTCTTCATCATCAAGTTTAACTTTGTCGTTAAAGTTATCTTCTAAGTTTTTACGCTTGGTCGATGATGGAATGGTGGTCATGCCATTGGCATTTTCCCATGCAATAACCACTTGCGCTGGCGTTGCATCGTGCTTGTTAGCAATATCAATAATGGTTTGATCTGTTAATACCTTACCTACAACAAACGGCATATAGGCGGTAACATGAATTTTATGTTGATCGCAAAAAGCGCGCAGTTTAGTGTTAGTTAAATAAGGATGAACCTCAATTTGGTTAGTGAATATTTCGCGAGGATCTAAGGTTTGCATTGCCTCATTTAAGTTGGCAATGGTGAAGTTAGATACACCAATATGTTTAGTTAAACCCAGCTTTTTAGTCAACAGCAGCTCGGTTAAGTATTCACTCATGGGTTCATTATTTGCGGGTGCTGGCCAGTGGATTAATAATAGGTCGACATAATCAAGCTGTAGCTTCTCTAAAGATGTTTTAACACTGTCAACAAAATCAGCTTTGTTGAGCTTGTTATTCCATACTTTGGTGGTTATAAATAATTCTTCACGAGGAATATTGCTGTCTTTAATTGCTTGGCCAACTTGCTCTTCATTGCCATATATTTGCGCGGTATCAATGTGGCGAAATCCAACTTCTAACGCCATTTTTACTGATTCATAGGCTGTTTTACCTTCTAAACGAAAAGTACCCATACCTAAATCTGGCATTTCAATTACACGTTGTGTCATAGCTTTATCCTTGTTTAATAATAGGTTTAAAATTCAAACGATGTGTTTACTAAATACACCTATTACTTTTTTGATTTAAAATTTTGACCTCATGTGAATACTGAGGTCATTAATTTTTATTTCAAGACTAACCTATATGAGTTCGGCTTTATTTATACTGAACTGCATAGTTTTTTATATGCAAGTAAAGCTAAATTTATAAATTAGGGTATTTATTACATCAATTTTAAAAGTAACTTAATGAAATAAAATATAACAATGACGGTTTTAAGATTAAGCTGAGTATAAACACTGCAGTTGCATTATTTGGATGAGGTAGTATGGATTCTTTAACACAAGTCGCATTAGGCAGTGCCGTAGGCTACGCGGTACTAGGCAATAAAGTAGGTAGAAAAGCCGTTGCGTGGGGCGCTATTTTAGGCACTTTACCCGATCTAGATGTATTTTTACCCTATGGCGGTAGTGTAGAGGCATTTACCTATCATCGCGGTTTTAGCCATTCTTTATTTGTGCATTTATTAATAAGCCCGCTGATTGTGTGGCTAATATTAAAAATACACACAGGCATGCAGGCTTATAAAGTTCGTTGGTTTTGGTTGGTTTTTTTGTGCTTATCAACACATGCTTTATTAGATTCACTCACCGTTTATGGTACTCAGCTAATGTGGCCCTTAAGTGAATACCCTTTTGCGGTATCCAGCATGTTTATTATTGACCCCCTTTACACCTTGCCGTTATTAATTGGCTTAGCTTTTACTTTATTACCTAAAATAAGCACAAGTAAAGCCTATAAAATCAATGCAATTACACTTAGCCTAAGCACAGCCTATTTATGCCTTGCCTTTGTGTTTAAACTCAATATTGACGACACAGTAAAAACAGCACTGAACAATCGCGATATTGACGCAACCGGCTATATTAGTACGCCTGCCCCGCTCACTACTTTGCTTTGGCGTGTAGTGGTTATGTCTGACGGGCACTACTACGAGGGTTATGCCTCCGTGTTTGACTCGCCCAGTGATGTGACCTTAAATGCCTACAATACAACACCGTCTTTAATTAAGCCTATTGACAACCAATGGGGCATTCAAAGGCTACAATGGTTTACAAAAGGGTTTTACTCTATCCGCCAGCAAACCGATAACGTGATTTTGTCAGATTTAAGAATGGGTATGGAATGCCAATATGTATTTAACTTTGTGGTGGGTGAGCAAGCTGAGTCAGGCATTAAGGTGGGTAGTTTTGAGCGACTCTCTCAGCGCCCTAGTTTTAGCAATGCCAGTAATATTTGGCAGCGAATTTGGCAACCCGACGTCTCGCTGGCATCTCCATTGGCTAAAAATAACTGCTCGCTGCCATAATTAAGGGTTAAGCGAGCGCAGTCTGTAGATAAAGAGCCAAACAACATTGTTGCTTAATCACTCGAATAGCAACAATGAATTAAGGATGCATGTAAGTAGTGTTTTTGCCGTTTGCCTTAGCCTGATAAACAGCGTTATCAGCATGCTTAAACAGTTCAGTAAACGTGCTGTTACTATCACTCATACATGCACCAATACTGACTGTTAGCCCTTCACTACCTACTTTAATTTCAGCAATTAGTTGGTGTAGTCTTTGGCAAAATATTAAGGTATCTGCGCTATGGGTGTCGGGTAACATAATTAAAAACTCTTCCCCACCATAACGCGCAACTAAATCTGTTTGTCTGCTTATTTTTTTAAGACATTCACCTAGCTCTTTTAGCACCCTGTCGCCCTGTAAATGCCCATAGGTATCGTTGATCTGTTTAAAATCATCAATATCAATCACTAATAGTGCAACTGAACGGTGTGTTCTTTTTGCTTGTTCGAGTAATAAAACACTGCGGTAATCCATTTCACGTCGGTTTAATAGCGATGTTAGCTCATCGGTAGACGCTAAAGATTGCAAGCGCTCGGTTTGTGCTTCTAACTTTTCCCGTGTTTTTATCAGCTCATCGTAGAGCTTATCTCGCTGCGTAGCATTAAAAAAGCTCCAGTATATATACCCTTTTTCATCAAGCTGTGCATTAACGGTAACTGCAATCCGCTCCCCTTGAGCACTGAGCATAATTAACTGCATTTCTTGGCATTTTTTTTCGTGTATTAAGGTAGGAAGCACATAACTTTGTAAAAATATTTTTGAAGATTTAGTTAGGATTTTGTCAATATACTTGCCAATAAGTTCATTGCAATGCCAGTGTAGTTCCTTTTTAAAATAAGCATTTACATAAACAATCACGCTATCCGCATTGGTCACCAATACGCCATTTAAAAAGTAATCAGCAGAGAAATCCGCAACCTTATTATTATCTAATTGATACAGTGGCATTACGGCTAACTCACAAAATCAATAATCGAACGGCCGACTGTTTCTGGATGAGTCATATGAATACAATGACCATGTGCGCTTATAACTTGGAGCGTCGCGTTAGGTATTTCATTTGCGACAAATTCGCCTACAGATGGCGCGGCTAAAGCATCGTGTTCACTTTGTAAAACTAATGATGGCTGTTTTATATGTTTAAGCGTAGCGCGATAATCAGATAAAAAAGTGGCTTCTGCAAAGGTTTTTGCAATCAGTGGATCGGTTGAACAAAAGCTTCCCGATAGTTCCGCTATAAATTCATCAGGGTGAGAGCTCCCCATAACCAAAGGTGCTAAGTAATTGGCCCAGCCAATGTAATTTTTATCCATCAGGTTAAGTAGTTCGTGCAAGTCTTGTTTTTCAAACCCGCCAAAATAATCAGGGGGTAAATTTAAAAAGCACGGTGAAGGACAAATCATAACTAGCTGAGCAAATAACTCTGGCTGCTCAATGGCGGCAAGTGCCCCAATTGTTGCGCTAACAGAGTGACCTATAAAAGTCACATCGCTAAGATCAAGTGCGTCACATATCTCAAGTACATCTTTGGCATACCCATCAAGGGTTGAATAACGCTTTTTGTTGTATTGAGAAATATCAGACTTACCAGAGCCTACATAATCAAACAGCACTAAAGTAAAATGTTGCTCAAGCACTGGAGTAACAAACCGCCACATATTTTGGTCACAACCAAATCCGTGAGCCAAAACCAAGGTTTTATCACCCTTGCCAATTATTTTGACGTTGTTTCTTTTGCGTATTTCATTTAAGTGCGGCATTAGAATGATCCTTTTCTTTGTTCACCTAATAATAGTAGTATATTTATTAAACATAGTGAGGACTACTGTTTATATAAATAAGTTTAACTCATTGCAAAGCTTTATACATCAATTAGTTAGATGAAAAATCATCAAGAGAAAAAGTACATACTATTGTATTAAAAAGTGTGATTATTTATTTTGCTTAGGGATAAAAACACACACTTTTGTTAACATTAAATTACATCCTTAGCAGCCGGCATCAGCTTAGATAAAATGGCTATTACAACCAAACGGATTAGTTCTGGTGCTCGTACTGCCCACGATAAACTTCAAATACTTTTAATACGGTGTGTTGTTCTTTTGAAAGTGAGTCAAACCAATCATCAAATAATTCATCATCTTCTTGTTCGCTTAATGCTAAATAATGAGCAAGTAATTCAATGATATCGTTATGAGAACATGCGAGTGGGTCAACTTGTTTTGCCAATACACTATGATCGCGCTCTCTGAGAGTGTCCATGACTCCTTGGTCGATTTGGTCTTGTTGTGCCTGAGCGTCACTCATAAAACTACCTCTATTAACGTTATTAAATTTTTATTATTTTTGTTCGCTGAGTCTAGTTATAGCAGCCTAAATACTAATAGCCAGTACTTTTGATCTAAGTGCTTATTTTTTGACTTGTTTGTGCAAATACGCAGCAATTATGCTGCGTTTAAGGCTATTTAAAATGATTTGCAAAGGGAAAATAAATACGTTAAATTAAATGATATACTATCACATAGCATTAAAGGCATTTTATGAAGCCCAATATTCACCCTGATTACCATGTGGTTGCTTTTCATGATACTGCAGCTGATTCTTACTTTATTATTGGTTCAACCATTAAAACCAATCGCACCATAGAAATTGAGGGTAAAACATACCCTTATGTTCCTATTGATGTCTCAAGTGACTCACATCCATTTTATACCGGCAAACAAAAAACGCTCGCTACTGATGGCCGCGTTGCGCAATTTAATCGTCGCTTTAAAAACCTCTCTACAGCTAATAAGGAAAGCAAATGAAAGTATTAAGTTCATTAAAAAGTGCAAAACAACGACCTGGTTGTCAAATTGTAAAGCGCAAAGGGCGAGTGTTCGTGATATGTAAAAACAACCCTAGATTTAAAGCCGTGCAGGGTATGAAGAAAAAATAGTGGGATAAATAATAATGCCGAGTTTATACCCGGCATTATTAAGGTCTGTTTAACTGTTTATTTAACTACAACAGAAAACTCAGGCACTGCTTGAATTACTTTTTTAACAGTACATGTATTTACCGCAGCAATCAGTGCTTTTTTATATTTAGCAGGGAAACCTTCTGGCAAGCCAATTTCGATTGAAAAAAGCTTCTTACCGTTTTCATCTACATTTTCGTTATTTTGTGTCAGTGTCATCCCTTCAGTCGAGATCTCTCTTTGCTGACAAAATTTACGC is part of the Pseudoalteromonas sp. DL-6 genome and encodes:
- a CDS encoding DUF4145 domain-containing protein gives rise to the protein MINIGRNGIQIDQEPNSCPVCNHLVSPNRTEIFKEINTENSNWSRYLEGLYECPSLKCGHLFLAHFERKSKSKGARDGYFTYTHSTPNLFKTVEFDERIATISPSFVEIFNQSTNAEQAGLSEVCGMGYRKALEFLIKDYCVSSQTDDAEKIRKMMLMQCINQYITDINVKECATRAVWLGNDETHYQRKWKDKDIGDLKLLINLVIHWVVSSLMTQEYMQSMQRT
- the ykgO gene encoding type B 50S ribosomal protein L36; this translates as MKVLSSLKSAKQRPGCQIVKRKGRVFVICKNNPRFKAVQGMKKK
- a CDS encoding OsmC family protein; amino-acid sequence: MEISVSMLDGQKLSAKFGEHEVISDQSINAGGDAEHPEPFDYFLVSMVLCAGFYARKFCQQREISTEGMTLTQNNENVDENGKKLFSIEIGLPEGFPAKYKKALIAAVNTCTVKKVIQAVPEFSVVVK
- a CDS encoding putative quinol monooxygenase — protein: MLTVIATLSSENSDAERLLTELENLQQSSRQEVGCLRYELSVKNDAEQTSYLVSEQWASNEHFEAHKNAPHFKAFGDAVGEFITSINIDVYKTIG
- a CDS encoding metal-dependent hydrolase encodes the protein MDSLTQVALGSAVGYAVLGNKVGRKAVAWGAILGTLPDLDVFLPYGGSVEAFTYHRGFSHSLFVHLLISPLIVWLILKIHTGMQAYKVRWFWLVFLCLSTHALLDSLTVYGTQLMWPLSEYPFAVSSMFIIDPLYTLPLLIGLAFTLLPKISTSKAYKINAITLSLSTAYLCLAFVFKLNIDDTVKTALNNRDIDATGYISTPAPLTTLLWRVVVMSDGHYYEGYASVFDSPSDVTLNAYNTTPSLIKPIDNQWGIQRLQWFTKGFYSIRQQTDNVILSDLRMGMECQYVFNFVVGEQAESGIKVGSFERLSQRPSFSNASNIWQRIWQPDVSLASPLAKNNCSLP
- a CDS encoding alpha/beta hydrolase; amino-acid sequence: MPHLNEIRKRNNVKIIGKGDKTLVLAHGFGCDQNMWRFVTPVLEQHFTLVLFDYVGSGKSDISQYNKKRYSTLDGYAKDVLEICDALDLSDVTFIGHSVSATIGALAAIEQPELFAQLVMICPSPCFLNLPPDYFGGFEKQDLHELLNLMDKNYIGWANYLAPLVMGSSHPDEFIAELSGSFCSTDPLIAKTFAEATFLSDYRATLKHIKQPSLVLQSEHDALAAPSVGEFVANEIPNATLQVISAHGHCIHMTHPETVGRSIIDFVS
- a CDS encoding sensor domain-containing diguanylate cyclase yields the protein MPLYQLDNNKVADFSADYFLNGVLVTNADSVIVYVNAYFKKELHWHCNELIGKYIDKILTKSSKIFLQSYVLPTLIHEKKCQEMQLIMLSAQGERIAVTVNAQLDEKGYIYWSFFNATQRDKLYDELIKTREKLEAQTERLQSLASTDELTSLLNRREMDYRSVLLLEQAKRTHRSVALLVIDIDDFKQINDTYGHLQGDRVLKELGECLKKISRQTDLVARYGGEEFLIMLPDTHSADTLIFCQRLHQLIAEIKVGSEGLTVSIGACMSDSNSTFTELFKHADNAVYQAKANGKNTTYMHP
- a CDS encoding type B 50S ribosomal protein L31 produces the protein MKPNIHPDYHVVAFHDTAADSYFIIGSTIKTNRTIEIEGKTYPYVPIDVSSDSHPFYTGKQKTLATDGRVAQFNRRFKNLSTANKESK